In Sebaldella termitidis ATCC 33386, one DNA window encodes the following:
- a CDS encoding DUF917 domain-containing protein — protein sequence MILNEEVLKHALIGGTILGGGGGGSREEGILLGREALKYGSPELMPIEVLKDEDIVVTVSAVGAPAAKDKYITGDDYVRTIELLKKISGKDIAGIITNENGGIATINGWLQSAKLGIPLIDAPCNGRAHPTGVMGSIGLHSLENYVTYQAAAGGNKENGMYTEIMTKGSIDNTAKLVRQAAIAAGGLVAVARNPVSVKYLKKNAAIGGIHHAIELGKAFYEGLEESGEKAVKNVAEVLNGIILTEGTIRRFNLNTSGGFDVGSLWVNEYELTFWNEYMTAEADGKRIATFPDLIMTFDKNTGFPVTSAEIKNGQEIIIIKADKSNLKLGSGMKDKKLFEDVEKILDKEIIKYVF from the coding sequence ATGATTTTGAATGAAGAAGTATTAAAACATGCTTTGATAGGAGGAACTATACTCGGGGGAGGCGGCGGAGGCTCAAGAGAAGAAGGTATTCTTCTCGGCAGAGAAGCCCTTAAATACGGAAGTCCGGAATTAATGCCTATTGAAGTACTAAAAGACGAGGATATAGTGGTAACAGTATCTGCAGTGGGAGCTCCCGCAGCAAAGGATAAATATATAACAGGTGATGACTATGTACGGACTATAGAGCTTTTGAAGAAAATTTCCGGTAAAGATATAGCTGGAATAATTACAAATGAAAACGGGGGAATAGCAACAATCAACGGGTGGCTCCAATCAGCAAAATTGGGAATACCGCTTATAGATGCCCCGTGTAACGGAAGAGCACATCCTACAGGAGTAATGGGCAGTATAGGACTGCACAGTCTGGAAAATTATGTGACTTATCAGGCAGCAGCAGGCGGGAACAAAGAAAACGGAATGTATACAGAGATAATGACAAAGGGAAGCATAGATAATACTGCAAAGCTGGTAAGACAGGCGGCAATAGCTGCGGGCGGTCTGGTAGCAGTAGCAAGAAATCCCGTAAGTGTAAAATATCTAAAAAAGAATGCGGCAATAGGTGGTATTCATCACGCAATAGAATTAGGGAAAGCTTTTTATGAAGGTCTGGAAGAATCCGGCGAGAAGGCAGTGAAAAATGTAGCAGAGGTATTAAACGGAATTATACTTACAGAAGGAACTATAAGAAGATTTAATCTGAATACTTCCGGAGGATTTGATGTAGGAAGCCTTTGGGTAAATGAATATGAGCTTACTTTTTGGAATGAATATATGACTGCCGAGGCAGACGGAAAAAGAATAGCAACTTTTCCTGATTTGATAATGACTTTTGATAAAAATACGGGCTTTCCCGTAACAAGTGCTGAAATAAAAAATGGTCAGGAAATAATAATAATAAAAGCAGATAAATCAAATCTGAAACTGGGAAGCGGCATGAAGGATAAAAAGCTTTTTGAAGATGTAGAAAAAATATTGGACAAAGAAATAATAAAATATGTATTTTAG
- a CDS encoding OPT/YSL family transporter has translation MNEKNLSNTPSGGKFEKISAFEPATLVLGVILAVLSAIICMQIIGKVGVTPNTSLIGAIIAMVIARIPLSVFKKFKSLERQNMVQTIVSGAGFSAANCGLLAVGIFIVLGKNEFILPMAIGSIIGVSISIFVVGKIFDSEIFPADEAWPPGVATAQALEAGDEGGTKGIKLLIGIVIGALCGLFKVPFGKVPFNIPAAGIGIVFIANIFSMIGLGVGLLIRGYSTVLFGGLELGKTSIPSGIMIGAGLMALIQSLIIILKDTKHKNKDTDVHTKITVTKTEAKKTIVMGFFLYLAGAVVIAVISGIVTQMSIFMLILWVLWAAISCTVAILIVGMAAMHSGWFPAFAITTIFMTIGIFLKFPLISLALLTGYISSTGPCFADMGYDLKTGWIIRGRGKNVEHEKYGRKQQVIIEMIGGIIGIIVVLATLKMFVFGQETPLLAPVSKTFAEAISKASDPQVLKALLLWAVPGAALQLLGGPKRMVGVLFATGLLINNPIYGIGVIAAVIVRLIFGNKVIEFIDAGLIAGDGLGGFVYALLVAIGIMSK, from the coding sequence ATGAACGAGAAAAATTTAAGTAACACGCCGTCAGGAGGGAAGTTCGAAAAGATAAGCGCATTTGAACCGGCAACTCTTGTACTGGGTGTTATACTTGCTGTATTATCGGCAATAATCTGTATGCAGATAATAGGAAAGGTTGGTGTAACGCCGAATACGTCGCTAATAGGTGCAATAATAGCTATGGTAATAGCAAGAATACCTTTATCCGTATTTAAAAAATTCAAGTCGCTTGAACGACAGAATATGGTGCAGACAATAGTATCCGGAGCCGGATTTTCGGCAGCAAACTGCGGATTGCTGGCTGTGGGGATATTTATAGTTCTTGGAAAAAATGAATTTATACTGCCAATGGCAATAGGATCAATAATAGGAGTATCAATATCAATTTTTGTGGTTGGAAAAATATTTGATTCGGAAATATTTCCCGCTGATGAAGCATGGCCTCCGGGAGTAGCTACAGCACAAGCACTGGAAGCCGGAGATGAGGGCGGAACTAAAGGAATAAAACTGCTGATAGGTATAGTAATAGGGGCATTATGCGGACTTTTCAAAGTACCTTTCGGAAAAGTACCTTTTAATATACCCGCAGCAGGAATTGGGATAGTTTTCATAGCAAATATTTTTTCAATGATCGGACTCGGAGTAGGTTTATTAATAAGAGGATATTCTACAGTATTATTTGGAGGTCTGGAACTGGGAAAAACTTCCATACCAAGCGGTATTATGATAGGAGCAGGACTTATGGCTCTTATTCAGTCACTGATTATTATACTAAAAGATACAAAACACAAAAATAAAGATACGGATGTACATACAAAAATTACTGTTACAAAAACTGAAGCTAAGAAAACAATCGTAATGGGATTCTTTTTGTATCTGGCAGGAGCGGTAGTAATAGCAGTTATTTCAGGAATAGTTACACAAATGAGTATATTTATGCTTATTCTGTGGGTGTTATGGGCAGCAATCTCATGTACAGTGGCAATATTGATAGTAGGAATGGCTGCAATGCATTCAGGATGGTTTCCGGCTTTTGCTATCACTACTATATTTATGACAATAGGTATCTTTTTAAAATTTCCATTGATTTCGCTTGCACTCCTTACAGGATATATAAGTTCTACAGGGCCTTGTTTTGCAGATATGGGTTATGACCTGAAAACTGGATGGATCATCAGAGGAAGAGGAAAAAATGTAGAGCATGAGAAATATGGAAGAAAGCAACAGGTAATAATTGAGATGATAGGCGGAATCATAGGAATAATTGTAGTTCTTGCCACTTTGAAAATGTTTGTTTTCGGACAGGAAACACCTCTTTTGGCACCGGTAAGTAAAACTTTTGCAGAAGCAATAAGCAAGGCTTCGGATCCTCAGGTGTTAAAGGCGCTGTTATTATGGGCGGTACCGGGTGCTGCACTTCAGCTTTTAGGGGGACCAAAAAGAATGGTAGGAGTTTTGTTTGCTACAGGTCTTCTTATAAATAATCCTATTTACGGAATAGGTGTAATAGCAGCTGTAATAGTCAGACTTATATTCGGCAATAAAGTTATAGAATTTATAGATGCAGGATTAATAGCCGGTGACGGACTTGGAGGATTTGTTTATGCCCTTTTAGTAGCCATTGGAATTATGAGTAAGTAA
- a CDS encoding HU family DNA-binding protein, producing MSKKEFIEAYAKATGETKKRSEELVNEFLGTVEKSLTKGETVQFVGWGTFGVQKRAARKGRNPQTGKEIKIAAKKVVKFKVGKKLADKVAAK from the coding sequence ATGTCAAAGAAAGAGTTTATTGAGGCATATGCAAAAGCAACTGGAGAGACAAAAAAGAGATCAGAAGAATTAGTAAATGAATTTTTAGGAACTGTGGAAAAATCTCTAACTAAAGGGGAAACAGTTCAATTCGTAGGATGGGGAACTTTCGGAGTTCAAAAAAGAGCTGCTAGAAAAGGAAGAAACCCGCAAACAGGAAAAGAAATTAAAATAGCTGCTAAAAAAGTAGTAAAATTCAAAGTTGGAAAAAAATTAGCTGATAAAGTTGCTGCTAAGTAA
- the cmk gene encoding (d)CMP kinase → MIIAVDGPAGSGKSTVSKMIADELGITYLDTGAMYRLFAYKLMKENIDFSDREKELKLLEDLNIDMKDNRFYLDNEDVTDKIRTRETSSNASKISVVKEVREKMVELQREFSKSKDVILDGRDIGTVVFPNADLKVYLNADPEIRAERRCKELRNKGENVEYEEILREITKRDYNDMHRKESPLKIAEDAVILDSTSLSAEEIKDKIKKLVEEKTKKI, encoded by the coding sequence ATGATAATAGCAGTGGATGGTCCGGCTGGAAGCGGGAAGAGTACCGTCTCAAAAATGATAGCCGACGAGCTGGGGATTACATACCTGGATACTGGGGCAATGTACAGATTATTTGCATATAAGTTAATGAAAGAAAATATAGATTTTTCCGATCGTGAAAAAGAACTGAAACTATTGGAAGATTTGAACATAGATATGAAGGATAACAGATTTTATCTGGACAATGAAGATGTAACGGATAAAATAAGAACAAGGGAAACTTCCAGCAATGCTTCAAAAATTTCTGTTGTGAAAGAAGTAAGAGAAAAAATGGTGGAGCTTCAAAGGGAATTTTCAAAATCAAAGGATGTAATTCTGGACGGGCGTGATATCGGAACAGTAGTATTTCCTAACGCAGACCTGAAAGTGTATCTGAATGCAGATCCGGAAATACGTGCTGAGAGAAGATGTAAGGAACTGAGAAATAAGGGAGAAAATGTGGAATATGAGGAAATTCTCAGGGAAATAACAAAAAGGGATTACAATGATATGCACAGAAAAGAAAGTCCGCTTAAAATTGCAGAGGATGCCGTAATCTTAGATTCAACTTCCTTGAGTGCAGAAGAAATAAAGGACAAAATAAAGAAGCTGGTTGAGGAAAAAACGAAAAAAATTTAA
- the prmA gene encoding 50S ribosomal protein L11 methyltransferase, with protein sequence MKWLRVKVDYYSDFIKETKEKIIGIFSELGVNEFEFIDFFTENALDFHKESIVNDTWTIIGYFPNNKFARLKLKMLSEKLEELSETEEMIFTVYTNECDENEWKDEWKKYFHTTKITDKIVIKPSWEDYTPSEGETVIKIDPGMAFGTGTHETTSLCIKMLEKYAQGKKNLLDIGCGSGILMIVGAKLGAEKVDGIDIDPAVESVAKENLEDNEIDNFSVVIGNLVDDTDKKYDIVVSNILADTLMALLDDIEKVLEPGALVIFSGILKTRKHEILEKTEKHNFEQIDEKEENGWISYVFEYK encoded by the coding sequence ATGAAATGGCTTAGAGTAAAAGTAGATTATTATTCAGATTTTATAAAAGAAACAAAAGAAAAAATAATAGGTATTTTCTCCGAACTGGGAGTAAACGAATTTGAATTCATTGATTTTTTTACTGAAAATGCTCTGGATTTTCATAAGGAAAGCATAGTTAATGATACATGGACGATAATAGGATACTTTCCAAATAATAAATTTGCACGGTTAAAGTTAAAAATGCTGTCGGAAAAGCTGGAAGAACTGTCTGAAACTGAAGAGATGATATTTACTGTTTATACTAATGAATGTGATGAAAATGAATGGAAAGACGAATGGAAAAAATATTTTCATACTACTAAGATAACAGATAAAATTGTTATAAAGCCTTCTTGGGAAGATTATACCCCAAGTGAGGGCGAGACCGTCATAAAAATAGATCCCGGCATGGCTTTTGGAACCGGAACTCACGAGACTACCTCGCTTTGCATAAAAATGCTGGAAAAATATGCACAAGGAAAGAAAAATCTTCTTGATATAGGATGCGGTTCAGGTATATTGATGATAGTAGGGGCAAAGCTTGGTGCAGAGAAAGTGGACGGTATAGATATAGATCCAGCAGTGGAAAGTGTTGCCAAAGAGAATCTTGAGGATAATGAAATAGATAATTTTAGTGTAGTGATAGGAAATCTGGTAGATGATACTGATAAAAAATACGATATTGTAGTTTCAAATATTCTGGCTGATACACTTATGGCACTTTTGGATGATATAGAAAAAGTTTTGGAGCCGGGAGCTTTGGTAATATTTTCGGGAATCTTAAAAACCAGAAAGCATGAAATACTGGAAAAAACTGAAAAGCATAATTTTGAACAAATAGATGAAAAAGAAGAAAACGGATGGATTTCTTATGTTTTTGAATATAAATAA
- the surE gene encoding 5'/3'-nucleotidase SurE, translating to MKILLSNDDGIFAKGIETLAMVLIERGHDVYVVAPDEDASGTGHGLTINKPLRYRKYNINGNFFGYMVNGKPADCVKLARWEIYRDVDFDFMISGINRGANLGVDLFYSGTFGAASEAALLGVRSIALSLSEPFDHGKNYLTAAVFAADFIEKIKDFQFPRYKLLNINVPNVKTEELKGYKFTIQGDRNYKENFDKRFDPNGHEYFWITGNAVEYSSNYHSDYYVLKDNYVSITPVALDLTDEKFGLQIEKELNK from the coding sequence ATGAAAATTTTACTATCAAATGATGACGGAATTTTTGCTAAAGGGATAGAAACTCTGGCTATGGTTCTAATAGAAAGAGGACATGATGTATATGTAGTGGCCCCTGATGAAGATGCCAGCGGTACAGGACACGGACTTACAATTAATAAACCTTTGAGATACAGAAAATATAATATAAACGGAAACTTTTTCGGTTATATGGTAAATGGAAAGCCTGCAGACTGTGTAAAACTTGCAAGATGGGAAATATACAGGGATGTAGATTTTGATTTTATGATAAGCGGTATAAACAGGGGAGCAAATCTGGGAGTAGATTTATTTTATTCCGGTACTTTTGGTGCTGCGTCTGAAGCTGCACTTCTTGGGGTGAGATCCATAGCTTTGTCTTTGTCAGAGCCCTTTGATCACGGGAAAAACTATCTTACAGCGGCAGTTTTTGCGGCAGATTTTATAGAAAAAATAAAAGATTTTCAGTTTCCGAGATATAAGCTTCTAAATATAAATGTACCAAATGTAAAGACAGAGGAATTAAAAGGCTATAAGTTTACTATTCAGGGTGACAGAAACTATAAAGAGAATTTTGATAAAAGATTTGATCCGAACGGACACGAATATTTCTGGATAACAGGAAATGCAGTGGAATATTCGTCTAATTACCACAGTGACTATTATGTACTGAAGGATAATTATGTCTCTATTACACCTGTAGCATTAGATCTGACAGATGAAAAATTCGGACTTCAGATAGAAAAGGAATTAAATAAATGA
- a CDS encoding TIGR00282 family metallophosphoesterase: MKLLIIGDLVGEPGREALAKYLDNKRELFDFIVVNGENVAGGFGITPKIASKVFNLGVDVVTLGNHTWDRREIYPYLDETEKMIRPLNFAPGTPGKGYTIVEKNGKKLAVINIQGKVFMPPIACPFLAVDELLPEIKKITNNIIVDFHGEATSEKQAMGWNLDGQVSLVYGTHTHTQTADERILHRGTGYITDIGMTGGHDGILGMNKKESIQKFKDGLPARWSVCKENIKINGIIVDINEYGRTEKIERLNLHISI; this comes from the coding sequence ATGAAATTGTTAATAATAGGAGACCTGGTGGGGGAACCCGGCAGAGAAGCACTGGCGAAATATTTGGATAATAAAAGGGAGTTGTTTGACTTTATTGTAGTCAACGGGGAAAATGTAGCAGGCGGTTTTGGCATAACACCAAAAATTGCCAGTAAAGTATTTAATCTGGGAGTAGACGTAGTCACGCTGGGTAATCATACTTGGGACAGAAGAGAAATTTATCCTTATTTAGATGAAACAGAAAAAATGATAAGACCATTGAACTTTGCACCGGGAACACCGGGAAAAGGATATACAATAGTAGAAAAGAACGGAAAAAAACTGGCAGTTATTAATATACAGGGCAAGGTATTTATGCCTCCTATAGCATGCCCTTTTTTGGCAGTGGACGAATTACTGCCAGAAATAAAAAAAATAACAAACAATATAATAGTAGACTTCCATGGAGAAGCAACATCTGAAAAACAGGCAATGGGATGGAATCTTGACGGACAGGTGTCACTTGTGTACGGTACACATACACATACGCAGACAGCAGATGAAAGAATACTTCACAGAGGTACAGGCTATATAACTGATATTGGTATGACCGGCGGACACGACGGAATACTGGGTATGAACAAGAAAGAAAGTATACAGAAATTCAAGGACGGTCTTCCTGCCAGATGGAGCGTATGTAAAGAAAATATAAAAATAAACGGTATAATAGTAGATATAAATGAATATGGGAGAACAGAGAAAATAGAAAGACTGAATCTGCATATTTCAATATAA
- the rny gene encoding ribonuclease Y: MTFVWIIVAIIFLLLTFFIGYLISRSVVEKEYKNTYGELNNLKGEIFNAKRELDDTKKEVEREVESYRKEELIKVKEEMLGVKKEADEEVRLMKAEVSVKEERLLKREENLEARSGRLEERELKLEEQKEILITKEQTLSDLIQKEETELTRISELTKEEASEVILNRLQGELEHDKAVMIRDFEHNIERDKERISKRIMSTAISKAAADYVVDSTISVIQLPSEEMKGRIIGREGRNIRAIEAVTGVDLIIDDTPEAVVLSSFDGVRREVARITLEKLISDGRIHPTKIEEVVEKAKEEVDEKIMEAAEHAILEVGIPTLPNQVLKVLGKLKYRTSFGQNILQHSIEVAHIAATLAAELGANVEVAKRAGLLHDIGKAFSHEQEGSHALNGGEFLRKFSKENETVINAVEAHHNEVEQLSVEAVLVQAADSISASRPGARRETLSNYLKRLEQLEEIANNYEGIESSYAIQAGREIRLIVNPERIDDDKSTLIAREVAKEIEDKMQYPGQIKVTVVRETRAVEYAK; this comes from the coding sequence ATGACATTTGTCTGGATAATAGTAGCAATTATATTTCTTCTTTTGACTTTCTTTATAGGGTATCTAATTAGTAGATCTGTAGTAGAAAAAGAGTATAAAAATACATATGGAGAACTGAATAACTTAAAAGGGGAAATATTCAATGCTAAAAGAGAGTTAGATGATACTAAAAAAGAAGTTGAAAGAGAAGTGGAATCTTATAGAAAAGAGGAATTAATAAAAGTAAAAGAAGAGATGCTCGGTGTAAAAAAAGAAGCTGATGAAGAAGTAAGGCTGATGAAAGCCGAAGTATCCGTAAAAGAAGAAAGACTGCTGAAAAGAGAGGAGAATCTTGAAGCAAGATCGGGAAGACTAGAGGAAAGAGAGCTTAAGCTGGAAGAACAGAAGGAAATTCTGATAACTAAGGAGCAAACTCTGAGCGACCTGATACAGAAAGAGGAAACTGAGCTTACAAGAATATCCGAGCTGACTAAGGAAGAAGCGTCAGAGGTAATACTGAACAGACTTCAGGGTGAGCTGGAGCATGATAAGGCAGTAATGATAAGAGATTTTGAGCATAATATCGAAAGAGATAAAGAAAGAATTTCAAAAAGAATAATGTCTACAGCAATATCAAAAGCAGCTGCAGATTATGTAGTAGACTCTACAATTTCTGTAATTCAGCTGCCGAGTGAAGAGATGAAAGGAAGAATCATCGGCCGTGAAGGAAGAAATATCAGAGCGATAGAAGCTGTAACAGGTGTAGATCTTATTATAGATGATACACCAGAAGCAGTGGTTCTGTCTTCATTTGACGGTGTAAGAAGAGAAGTAGCCAGAATAACTCTGGAAAAGCTGATCTCAGACGGAAGAATACATCCGACAAAAATAGAAGAAGTAGTAGAAAAAGCAAAAGAAGAAGTAGACGAAAAAATAATGGAAGCAGCAGAACATGCTATTTTGGAAGTAGGAATACCGACTCTTCCGAATCAGGTTCTAAAAGTACTGGGGAAATTAAAATACAGAACATCATTTGGACAGAATATATTACAGCATTCAATAGAAGTAGCACATATAGCAGCTACACTTGCAGCAGAGCTGGGAGCTAACGTAGAAGTAGCCAAAAGGGCAGGACTTCTTCATGACATTGGGAAGGCATTTTCACATGAGCAGGAAGGATCACATGCACTAAACGGAGGAGAATTTCTGAGAAAATTTTCTAAGGAAAACGAAACTGTTATAAATGCAGTGGAAGCACATCATAACGAAGTGGAACAGCTGAGTGTGGAAGCAGTTCTTGTTCAGGCGGCGGATTCGATTTCGGCTTCAAGACCGGGAGCAAGAAGGGAAACATTATCAAATTATCTGAAAAGGCTGGAGCAGCTTGAAGAAATAGCGAATAATTACGAAGGAATCGAAAGCTCGTATGCAATTCAGGCAGGAAGAGAGATAAGACTTATAGTAAACCCTGAAAGAATAGATGACGATAAATCAACATTGATAGCGAGGGAAGTAGCTAAAGAGATAGAGGATAAAATGCAGTATCCGGGACAGATAAAAGTAACAGTAGTAAGAGAAACAAGAGCAGTTGAATATGCTAAATAA
- a CDS encoding M15 family metallopeptidase encodes MKKKILLTILAFSFILSANTEQTGIFEIPDDIKTVMRDNSYRQEGPVKLSELVLVRVKYVNFENVERTGGIIIHKKLAGDIEAIFGELYEAKFPIDKIRLIDEYGNSDELSMEDNNTYAFSVRPKTGKKSFSKHAYGFAVDINPVQNPYIKNNVIEPKNSIDYLDRKSIRKGMIVKGDVCYNAFKKRGWTWGGEWKSLKDYQHFEKSL; translated from the coding sequence ATGAAAAAGAAAATTTTACTTACAATACTTGCATTTAGCTTTATCTTATCTGCAAATACAGAACAGACAGGTATTTTCGAAATTCCTGATGATATAAAAACAGTCATGAGAGACAATTCGTACAGACAAGAGGGACCCGTAAAATTATCAGAACTGGTTTTAGTAAGGGTAAAATATGTTAATTTTGAAAATGTGGAAAGAACCGGGGGAATAATTATACATAAAAAGCTTGCCGGGGATATAGAAGCAATCTTTGGTGAATTATATGAAGCAAAGTTCCCTATAGATAAAATCAGATTAATAGATGAGTATGGGAACTCTGACGAACTATCCATGGAAGATAATAATACATACGCATTTTCTGTAAGACCGAAAACGGGAAAAAAATCTTTTTCAAAGCATGCGTACGGTTTTGCTGTGGATATTAATCCCGTACAAAATCCTTATATTAAAAATAATGTAATAGAGCCTAAAAATTCCATAGATTATCTTGATAGAAAAAGTATAAGAAAAGGTATGATAGTCAAGGGGGATGTCTGTTATAACGCATTTAAAAAAAGAGGCTGGACCTGGGGAGGAGAATGGAAATCTCTAAAAGATTACCAGCATTTTGAAAAGAGTCTGTAA